From Rhodothermales bacterium:
ACGTACGTCGGGCACGACGCCAGGGGAAGTTCGTGCGGCGCGTGCTGATTGTGGGAGCGGGAACAGTGGGTCGCAGACTCCAGCAAGCCCTGGAGCAATTCCCCTGGATGGGCCTGGTCGTCGTCGGATTTGCGGACGACGAAAAGCAGGGCCCGGATATCCTGTCGGGGGTCGCGGATGTGGCACGGATCGTCGACGAATCACACGACACGGACGAGCCCGTCGACTACGTCTTCATCGCGTTGTCTCTGTCGGCGGCGGACCATATTGCCAATCTCATCGAAGACCTCTCAAGCCGCCTCGTGCACGTTTGCATGGTTCCGGACCTGTTTCAGTTTGATGTCCTGAATAGTCGGGTCACTCATCTTGCCGGGCTTCCCGTCATTCATGTGATTGACGAGGCTCCGATTCAGATGGGTCGTTTCTGGAAACGGGCTGTCGATATCGTGTTTTCGGCCGTTGTTCTGACCCTCACATCGCCGCTTCTGCTTGTTCTGGCGATCGCGGTCAAGCTGTCATCCTCCGGTCCTGTTTTTTACCGGCAGGAACGGATGGGACTGAACGGGCGAAAGTTCCAGATGCTGAAGTTTCGCTCGATGCCCGTGAATGCGGAGCGCGACACGGGTCCGGTGTGGGCCAAGGCTGGCGAGGCGCGCGCAACTCGGGTGGGCGCATTTCTGAGACGGTCGTCGCTGGATGAGCTTCCGCAATTTATCAATGTGATCAGGGGCGATATGTCTGTCGTGGGTCCTCGACCTGAACGGCCGGTATTCATCGATGAGTTCAAGGAGCGAATTCCCGGATACATGTTGCGACACATGACCAAGGCAGGTATCACCGGCTGGGCTCAGGTTCACGGATGGCGTGGCAATACGTCACTCGAGAAGCGTATCGAATACGACCTGTACTACATACAGAATTGGTCCCTCGTCCTTGATCTGAAGATTATGTGGATGACGGTATGGGGCGGACTCGCGAGCGAGAATGCGTACTAGCGGCATGATCAAGAGCCACGGACGGTGTTCCGTAAGGTCCGGGCGACCGACGAGAACTGCGTTCGCGCCGCGAACGCTCGGGATGATCGTGATGGCGTGCCTTCTCTGCACGGACGTCGCGCTGAGCCAGATCTATCGCCTTCCGAATCCAGCCGAGCGGGCCGGCGACTTTTTCGGGGTGTCGGTCGATATCGAGGGTCATCGTGCCGCAGTGGGAGCAAGTGGTGCTGACGGCTGCGGTGCGGATTCCGGAGCGACATACGTCTATGAATCAGACAGCACAACCGGCCACTGGAATCATGTGGCCACGCTAGTACCAGACGACTGCACGCCGGGAGATTTCTTCGGTAGATCGCTGGACATGAGCGGAGACCGCATCGTCGTCGCAGCGTTCAGGCCGGCGCATCTGGCGAATCGCCCGAATGCCGCCTACCTGTTCGAGCGCGACTCGCTGACGGGCGCGTGGATCCAGCGAGCACGGTTCACGGAGGTACCTGAACGCGAAGAGGGAGCGTACGCGGCAGCCGTTGCGATTGACGGGGACAACGTTCTGGTTACGTCGTCGGGAGACGCCATCAACGAACAGTACCACGGAACGGGATACCTGTACCGGCCTTCGCCGAACGCGCCTGACACGTGGCGATTGACGCAACGGATTGTCCCGGCGACGAGTCCCTCGCTCGGGGTTTTCGGGTCCTCAGCCGTGATCCGGAATGATGTGATGGTCGTAGGTGCCTCTACCTACCTTGCAGCCCGCCCCGGCTCCGTCTATTTCCTCGGACTCGATGAGTCGACCGGTCGATGGAAATTCCAGCAGCGATTTGGGGGCCTCGACGATTTCTTCCTTCCACTTGACGTCAACGGACGTCGAGCGATCGTCGGCGAGCGACGGGCTGGAAGTGACGAATCCGGACGGGCGACGCTATTTGAACGTGACGCCGAAGGTGCGTGGATTCGATCGGGAGTTCTATACCCGGCGCGGGATTTCGAGTACGGAGCGTTCGGATCAAACGTCGCGCTGGGCGACGACCGAGCGCTTGTGGTCGGCTTCGACGAACAGCTTCGGTTCGAGTTCAACATCGACCGGGTCGTGTACGTGTTCGAGAAGACCGGACCCTCAGCATGGCGACAACGACACATCGTGGACGTGGGTGATGTTGCGTTCGGGTCTGATCTGGCCGTGGACGGGTCGCTGGCGCTGATCGGCCAGGCCGCCGATTCAAAACCAGGCGCTGCGTACATCGTCCAGTTGCACTAGAGGAATGACACTATGAGACTTCGCGACTGCGCCGCTATTGCCAGACTGTCGTGTCTTGCACTCGCATTCGTTCTCTTCTCCGGCTGCAAAACGATCGGAGTTGAGCAGAGCTCAGCCCCGTCATACGTTCGGGCGGCCGAGAACTATCGCCACTTCAAGGATGCCGGTGCACTCTCCGCGTACCTGCGGTACTCATCCGATGCGGGTCCCCTTCTCAGCGCGCACCGCGGGGGTCCAACCCCGGGTTACCCGGAGAACTGCCTCGCAACCATGGATAGAGTCTTGCAGACGGCTCCGGCGCTGCTTGAAGTAGATGTACGCATGACAGCCGACAGCACTCTAATCCTGATTCACGACGACGAACTTGCACGGACGACGACCGGAAGCGGGTTGGTCGAGAAGCATTCGCTGGCGGAAATTCGTGCGCTTCTTCTGCGAGACGAGCGCGGGATCATTACCCCCTTTCGGGTTCCGACGCTTGCCGAGGCCCTGGACTGGGCTGAAGCACGTGCTGTTCTGACGCTGGACGTCAAGCCGGGCCTCGCTCCAGAGTTGCTCATCAACGCAATACGCAAGCACGAGGCGGGGGGACGTGTCGTCATCATCGTTTACAGTATCCCGGATCTGATGGCGTTCACAGGGACAGCTCCTGATCTGATGTACTCTGTGCCGGCAGAATCCGAGCGGGACCTTCTCGCGGCTCTAGACTCCGGTGTGGATGCCGAAAGAATCGTTGTGTGGACGGGAGTCGGCGAAATTCGACCTGAAGTGATTCGTCTGGCACACGCTCGCGGCATTCGCACCATGATGGGCACGTTCGGGGAAATCGACGAGCGGGCAGCCGCTGCGGGCGCGACGATCTACGAGGCCCTGCTGCAATCCGGAGTCGATGTCATTGCGACAGATCGCGTCGCGGATGTAGCCGGGGCGATCAACACATTCACCGGATTCGAAACTCCGTGACGATCCTGTCAGACGGGTTTTGCCTGTACTCGTTGCGACATGGCGACATGCAGGCCTGTCATTGCGGAATCATTAATTGTGTAGTTTGCACGACGTTCCTGGCGACATTGTCGCTGCACTGTGCCTCTCCCACGCAATCCACCACCCGGGCGCCAGCAGATGAGTGATCGACCCAACCAGGGAACCGGGTTGACCACGTTTCAGGGTGTATTCACACCTTCGATTCTGACGATCCTCGGCGTAATCATGTACCTGAGATTCGGGTGGGTGGTTGGTAGCGTCGGGCTGACAGGGACCCTTGCCATCGTCACCCTTTCCACAGGGATAACGTTTCTGACGGCGCTATCGATATCATCGATAGCAACAGCGCAGCAAGTCAAGGTCGGCGGCGCGTACTACATGATCAGCCGCACACTCGGCATCGAGAGTGGTGGCGCCGTCGGCATTCCCCTTTACATCGCCCAGGCGCTGTCGGTGGCACTTTACACCATCGGTTTTGCCGAGAGTGTCGTTCGCGTGTTCCCTACGCTCGACGAGAAACTGGTCGGAATGGTAACGACGGTCGGCGTGGCGCTTCTGGCGATGAAGTCGGCCCGAGCGGCCATCCGGGCCCAGTACGTCATCATGGGCGCGATCGGTCTGTCGCTTGTGTCCCTCTTGCTTGGTGGACCGATAGACGGCGGCGAGTTCGTGAGTTCGACTACTCCGGTAACCGACGGGCCCGGATTCTGGGTAGTCTTTGCAGTGTTCTTCCCGGCCGTAACCGGAATCATGGCCGGCGTGAACATGTCCGGTGATCTCCGTGATCCGGGTCGATCGATTCCCCGCGGCACCCTCGCCGCCGTAGGTGCGGGCTACGCGATATACATGATCGTTCCGCTGTTTCTCGTTCGGTGGGCGCCGGCAAGCGAACTCGTTTCCGACCCGCTTATCATGAAGAGGATGGCGTTCTGGGGCGACGCCATCCTTCTCGGTGTTTGGGGCGCAACACTCTCCAGCGCCGTCGGCAGCATCCTGGGCGCCCCGCGGGTTCTACAGGCTCTGGCCCGCGATGGGGTCCTGCCAGATTCGTTTCGCTGGTTGGGACGCGGGACCGGGCCGGAAGATGAACCGCGCATCGGAACAGCCGTGACCTTCGCCATCGCGCTCATCACTGTGATGCTCGGCAACCTCAACGCGATCGCGCCCGTGCTGACCATGTTTTTCCTGACGACCTACGGCGTTCTGAACGTCGCAGCAGGGCTGGAGCGCTTCCTTCGAAACCCCTCGTTTCGCCCCAAATTCCAGGTGCACTGGACGGTCTCATTTCTGGGCGCCATCGGATGCGGGGCAGTGATGTTTCTCATCAATCCGCTGGCGACGACCATCGCAGTTATCACCGTGGCGGGGATCTATTTCTGGCTGGAGAGAAAGGAACTCCGAAGCGAGTGGGGTGACGTTCGCAGGGGAATCTGGATGACCCTTACGCGAACCGGACTGTTTCACCTTCGAGACACCCCCGACCCAAAAAACTGGCGTCCCCATATCCTTGTGCTCTCCGGTGCACCGACGCGGCGATGGCACTTGATCGATCTTGCCTCGGCGATTTCCCACAACAAGGCCCTGATGACAGTATCTACCGTCGTCACAAGCCCTACGGTGGATCAGGCACGGATTGCCGCCCTCGAGAATACGATTCACGAGTTCATGGATCGAAAAGGCGTTCGATGCCTGGTACGAGCCGTTTCGGCCGCCACGCCGTTTGATGGTGCGACTGCTCTGGTCGACCTGTATGGATTGGGTGCTCTCGTGCCGAACACGATCCTCATGGGCGACAGCGAATCCAAAGAGCGCAGAGCCGAGTACTGCCGCATGATCGAACATTTCTTCCGGTCTAAACGGAACACGGCGATCGTGCGCCACAACAGCGACCGGGGATTCGGAAGACGCCGACACATCGACGTCTGGTGGGGCGGCCTCAAGGGCAACGGGGCGCTGATGATGATCCTTGCCTACTTGCTCAAAACCAGCCTGTCGTGGCGTGGCGCACAGGTAACGGTCAAGATGGTCGTTCCTTCGGCCGATGCTGCTCCGACTGTGAGTCAGAATTTGCATCAGCTTGTCGATAGCGCACGAACCGGAGCGGTGAGCGACGTGATTGTCGCGGACGGCCGATCTTTTGATGAGATTCTTCGCGACTCCTCAAGCGAGGCAGACCTGATATTCATGGGTATGGCGGAACCTCATCTTGGCTTCGTGGAATACTACGAACGCCTGCAGGTGCGCCTCGAAGGCCTTGCGTCGACCGTCCTCGTACTTAGCGCGGAGGACATCTCGTTTGGAGATGTCCTGATCGAGAAGGACCAGGGTGCGCAAGAGGACCCTCGAGCCACTCGAAACTGAACGAAACAAAAAGGAGACTACTTCTCCCTTCTGGCATGCTAACGGTCTCCGCTGTTACAAAGAAATATGCGACAAAGCTGGCCGTTGACCGGGTCAGCTTTAGCGTTGATAAGGGTCGGATTTTCGGACTCCTTGGCCCCAACGGCGCCGGGAAGACGTCAACGATTCGGATGATCGCCTTCATCACGATGCCCGACGAGGGTGAGATCCGGTTTCAGGATCGCACGGTCGGCGCCTGGAGCCAACGCGTCATGGGCTATCTCCCTGAGGAGCGCGGCCTGTACAAGAAGATGCGCGTGCGAGACCAACTAGAGTATCTCGCGGCTCTGAAAGGCATGTCCAGTTCAGATGCAAGCGACGCCATTACATACTGGCTGGATCGGTTCGAAGCCTCCTCATGGGGGAGCAAGAAGATCGAGGAGCTGTCCAAGGGGATGCAGCAAAAAGTTCAGTTCATCGCAACAGTCGCCCACAAACCACAGTTGCTGATTTTCGATGAACCGTTCAGTGGACTCGATCCGCTAAACGCCGAGCTGCTGCAGGAAGTCATTTTCGAACTGAAGGAGGACGGCCGCACCATTCTCTTCGCGTCGCACCGCATGGAGCAGGTCGAGCAACTTTGCGACGATATCTGCCTCGTCTCCGATGGCCGCGTTGTCCTCGACGGAGCACTGCGTGACGTCAAGAACTCCTTCGGGAGAGATGTTATCAATCTTGAGTTCAGCGGTAGCACAGACTTTCTAACGCAGCTTGAAACCGTTGGAAATATCCGCGTGATCAACAAGACCCAGAATCGAGCCGAGGTGCGGCTGCTGGATGGAACCGAACCGCGAGTAGTCCTCGAGGCATCGATAGCCAACCTCGACGAGATTCATAAATTCGAACTTGTTGAGCCTAGCCTCAATGAGATCTTTATCGCTGTGGTTTCGGGGGCAGATGTCCATGCGTAGCCAGCATATACCTTTCGTGCGTTACAGCGTGCCAGTCTTATGAAAAGTGCCCTGTGGGTAATTGCGCAACGCGAGTACATTCAGCGGGTGAAGACCAAAGGTTTTGTCATCGGCACATTGCTCGGTCCGATCTTTATGATCGCCCTGATCGCTATCCCCGTCTTTGTCATGGTCGCCGTCGATGAGCAGGTGACGCGAAAGATCGCGATCGTCGATGAGACCGGCGTACTGGCCGATGCCCTGGATTTCCCTGTCGAGTTTGAGATGGTTCAGCTCGACGTTCCCGTTGACACGATTCGGTTCATGGTGGAAGAACAACTGCTTGACGGGTATTTGTTGCTTCCGGCCGATGTTCTTCAGGGACTAGGGCCCGCTTCCTTCTACTCGCGAGGGGGAGGAGGCTTGATGTTTTCCACCCAGCTCCAGCAGGTCGTAGATCGTGCCGTGAGGCAACGCCGACTGGTAGACGCCGGGGCGCCGGATGCCGTGCTACGGATTCTGAACGACAACGTCGACGTTCGAATGGTAAAGCTTACCGATCAGGGTGAGGAGGCCGATGCTGCAACGGCGCTTGCCGGCATCGGCTATGTCATGGGATTCGTCATCTATATCTGCATGTTCATCTACGGCGCCTTTGTGATGCGCGGAGTTATTGAGGAGAAGACAAACCGCATCGCCGAACTCATCGCATCATCAGCCAGACCATTTCAATTGATGATGGGCAAGGTACTTGGCATCGGAGCGATGGGCCTGACGCAGTTTCTCGTCTGGTGCATTCTTGGCATGGGTATCATGGCGTTTGGCGGCGCCATTGCAGCGCTGTTTATCGATCCAGCCGAATACGGTCTGACCGAGACAACCAATCAGCAGGCCGTACTCGACGCGGCGGGCGTGACGATCCCGCAGATCCCGTTCAGCGCGTTTGTTCTTTTCGTTCTCTTTTTCATTGGCGGATACCTGCTGTACGCCAGCCTGTTTGCAGCCGTAGGAAGCGCAGTAGAGCAGGAGTCCGATGCACAGCAGTTCGTCCTTCCAATCGCCGCACCCATCATCGTTCCCATGTTGATGATCGGGCACGTAATCGAGAGCCCGGACAGTGCGCTGTCATTCTGGCTTTCGATCGTCCCGTTCTTCTCACCCATTCTGATGACGGTGAGAATCGCAGCCACCAACGTGCCCCTGTGGCAAACAATACTGGCACTTGCGCTTCTGGGCGGCGCCTTCCTTGGATCAATCTGGATATCGTCCAGGATCTATCGCGTGGGGATTCTGATGTACGGCAAGAAACCCAGCTTCACCGACATCATCCGCTGGCTGCGGCAGGGCTAGAGCGGCCGATTGGGATTGCACCGTCGCGTCCGCGGACCTAGACTACCCACATGAATACGCCCGGTCGCATTTCTGTACTTGTCGCCCTTCTGACTGCCGTTCTGGTCAACCTTGTCGTCGTAGAGGCCACGGGACAGACGGCCACGCTTCGAGGATTCGTTCGTGACTCGCAGACTATGCGGCCTCTACAGGGCGCCTCGATTGTTCTGCAACAGGAAGGAAGATTACGCTTCGGCACGGCTACCGATGGAGATGGATACTTTATCCTGCCGAGGGTAACTCCAGATCGGTACGAGATGGTAGTTACGTACGTGGGGTATGCGCCGGCTCGCGAGTCCGTTGACGTTCGAGCAGATCGGCAGGAGTTCATGCGGATCGTGCTCGTGCCTGCAGCACAGAGCATGGAGGAAGTGATCGTTGAGGTCCAGGCCGAGGGCGGCATCACAGCGGTGAGTGCCGGATTGCAAGTCGTCCAGCCGGCGGATATCCAGCGCGTTCCGGTGCTGGGCGCAAGCGGAGATCTGGCCGGGTATCTTCAGACCATACCGGGCGTCGCAATACAGGGTGATCGTGGCGGGCAGTTCTTCGTCCGCGGGGGTTCGACCGACCAGAATCTGGCGCTTCTGGATGGTATCCCGATTTATCAGCCCTTCCACATTGTCAGCTTCTATTCAGCGTTCCCGGAAGAGATCGTCGATCACGCCGACGTGTACACCGCCGGGTTCGGAGCCGCCTACTCAACGCGGCTCTCCTCGGTGATGGATGTATCAACGCGGAATGGTAACAAGGAGCGTTTCGCCGGATCGGCCGCAATCGCTCCATTCCTGAGCGGAGCACGGCTGGAAGGTCCGATTATTCCCGAACGCGTTTCGTTCGTTGCATCGGCTCGACAGTCGCTCGTGGAAGAGCTGACGCCCAATCTCTACGGCCAGCGTTTGCCATACCGGTTCGGGGATCGCTTCGCTAAACTGCATGCGTTTGTCGGTGCGAGTCACACGGTCTCCGTGACTGGGCTCAGCACGACAGATCGTGGCAATATCGCCGGGACGGTCACGAACTTCGACGGAAGTTTCGTCCCGCGTGAATCCGACGAGGATTCAGAGCGAGAGGTCTCGTGGACGAATCGCGCGGTCGGCGGACGGTATGCATATCGCTCCCGGCGGCTGCCGCTGTTCCTGGAGATGCATACATCGACTTCCCGATCCACCAACGAGATCGGACCAAAAGATGTCCCGGAGCGATCGGCTTCCATCGAGAGCACGGATGCGAGTCTCGTTGCCTCGGTATTTGGCAAACCTGGCGAATTCAAAGTCGGTGCCCGCTGGCGAGAATCCACCATGGCGTACGAACTGGGCGGACAGTTCCAGGATCTCGAAGAGGGCTCCGTCAAGACGACTGAGATCAATGCGTTTGCGGAGGCTGTCAGCAATGTTGGCAATGACCGCCTCAGCGTGAACCCCGGAGTTAATGTGTATGTCATCCCGGATCGCGACGACCTCAAGGTTGACCCGCGACTCCGCATGACGTGGTCGGTCCCGTTGGCGTTCGGTCTACATACGGCACATGCCGCGTTCGGGCGATTCCATCAACTCATTGTCGGACTGTCCGACGAGCGTGACGTCGGCAATGTATTCACAGCCTGGGTCCCTGCCGCTGACTCGCTGGAGTTGCCGGCCGCCTGGCACGCTGTGAGTGGATGGTCCTCACAATTTCCCGGAGGAATCGGTTTCGCGGTGGAGGGATACGTGAAGACATTTTCCAGTCTGTCGGTGCCGGTCTTCAGCCCCTTTCCAGGTTTTACGACGGCCCTGCAGCCCGCCGATGGAACCGCACGAGGACTTGACGTGCGCATCGAAACAGATGCTCGCCCATTTATCAACCGGTCCACATTTTCCGGATACGTGAGCTATGCACTATCCGATGTAGAATACCGAACCGACACGTTCTCGTACCATCCGGCGCAGCATCGAACGCATCAAGTGAATGCCATGGTCAGAGTGGAACGTGACGGACTGGGAGTGATCATACAATGGCAGTACGGGTCCGGATTTCCGCTGACGAAATCAGCAGGGTTCGATGTCTGGCAATACCTGACTCCGGCGTCGCAGGTATCAAGCGACCCCGGTACCATCAGGGTCCTGTATCTGGAGCCGTTCGGCGGTCGCCAACCCAACTACGAGCGGGTCGATGTGTGGCTGGACAAGGTTGTCGATCTTGGACGTGCGCGCGCAACCGTGCGGGCCGGAATCGTGAACCTGCTGAATCGCAACAACCTGTTCTACTTCGACCTCTTCACGCTCAGACGAGTCGATCAGATGCCGCTCACACCGTCGGTCGGATTCAAGATCGAGTTGCTATGACAGCAAGATCCGCCATACGAGGACTGGTCATTCTCTTTCTTTGCGCCACGCCTGTGAGCTGCGAGATGTTTGAGGATACGAAGATCGACCCGTTTGAAGGCCAGGGAGCGTACTTCACGATGTACGGGTTTCTGGACGCGACAAGAGTGGAGCAGGAGATTCGCATCAGTCCCGTCCGACGCACGCCCGAGGTTATCCGATCGCCCACAGACGATAACGCGTTCATCGATGCAGCGGTGACCAGTACCGATCTGGAGACGGGGGTTTCCGTTGTGTGGCGCCACGAGCTCTCACAGCTCTCGGACGGTGCATACGCACATATCTTTCGGTCGTCACAGGTGCCGCGACCGGGTCGTGCGTATCGCATAGACGTCGTGCGATCCGACGGAAAGGGCAGCAGCGCCACGACAGTGATACCTCTGTTGACATCGCTTTCGGAGCCCGTCCGCAGCCAGTTTCGCGAGGACTCGGGGATCCTCTTTCAGGACATTGCCCTGCCGGGCGTGACGCTGGCAGCAAATATCGAGGTGTTTTACGATGTAACAGATGGGGGCGTGTCGCATTTCTTTCGTGTCACGCGATCGTATGATGCCGAGGGTGCGGGGAACGGGAACGGAGGATGGCAATTCACGCTCGACCTTTCGAGAGACGCCGCGTTCGTTCGGACTGTGGCCGAGCCCGTTCTTGGCCCGCGTTTGTCGCTCAACGGCATGGGCGTCCGCGTCCGCTGGGCAGATGAACAGTGGCCGCTTGTCGATGGACCGATAGATATCGAGATCCTTGCGCAGCCCGGTGGATTATCCAATGTGGAAAACGGTTTCGGCTTCATCGGATCGATTGGAGACTACCTGCGGTTCTGGGACATTACCGACGAAGCAATGAGGGCTGCCCTTGGCCTGGACGGCTCGGATCCAGCCCCGAGATAAGGCCGCTTCCAACATGAATCTCAAGCCAACCGCGATATCGTCGCAACCTGGAACGCACGCACCTGTATCAGGCAGCGAATCAGAAGCAGGCCATTGTGAATGCCCCACAGTTCCACTGACAAGAAGTCTTTCAAACTCACCTCGCCGTTTGAGCCCACCGGTGATCAGCCCTCAGCGATCGTGGAGCTCGTCTCCGGACTGAAACGCGGCGATGATCAGCAAGTGCTTCTCGGAGCGACGGGCACTGGCAAGACGTTCACACTCAGTCACGTCATCGCACAGCACGGCAAGCCGACGCTCGTGATGAGCCACAACAAGACGCTCGCGGCACAGCTCTATGCAGAGTTCACCCAGTTCTTCCCGGACAATGCGGTCGAGTTCTTCATCTCCTATTACGACTACTACCAGCCGGAGGCATACATCGTCCATTCCGACACTTACATCGAAAAGGACATGTCTATCAACGACCGCATAGACCGGCTGCGGCTGCGGGCAACGAGTATGCTGACCTCGGGCCGAGAGGACGTGATCGTAGTAGCCAGCGTTTCGTGCATATACGGCATAGGTTCGCCCGACGAGTATCGGTCTCAGATTGTCCAGTTTCGCGCTGGCCAGGAATATGACAGAAACCAGCTGCTGCGCGACCTGGTCGGAATCCACTACAGCAGAAACGACGTCGAATTCGTTCCGGGCAATTTTCGCGTTCGCGGCGATGTCGTTGAAGTGTTCCCCGCGTATATGGAGGACCTCGCGTATCGTATCGAGTTCTGGGGAGACGAGATCGAGCAGGTCAGCGTTTTCGAACCGGTATCGGGCCAGACCGAGTCGGAAGAAGAGTTCTTGACCATTTATCCCGCGAAGCTGTTTGTTACGCCGCGGGACGAACTCGACAAGGCACTCAAGTCGATCCAGGAGGAGTTGAACTGGCGGCTCGCCGTGCTCCGGGAGGAAAACCGACTGCTGGAAGCCCAGCGCCTTGAGCAGCGAACCCTGTTTGATCTTGAGATGATGCGCGAGGTAGGCTACTGCGCGGGAATCGAGAACTATTCGCGTCACCTTTCCCGCCGCGACCCGGGCGAGCGGCCGTATTGCCTGCTGGACTACTTCCCCGATGACTTCCTCATGATTATAGACGAGAGCCATGTGACGCTGCCTCAGGTGCGCGCCATGTACAACGGCGATCGAGCGCGGAAGCTCAACCTGGTTGAACACGGATTTCGTCTCCCCTCCGCCCTCGATAATCGGCCAATGACGTTCGAGGAATTCGAGGCGGCCCAGAATCAGGTGATCTACGCCAGCGCCACCCCCGCGGACCACGAACTCGAACGAAGCGCCGGTGTGGTGGTCGAGCAGATAATCAGGCCGACGGGAATTCCGGACCCCGTGGTGGAGATCAGACCGACCAGGAATCAGATCGATGATCTTCTCGAAGAGATACGACGCACCGTCAAGGAATCTGAACGATGTCTTGTCACCACGCTCACCAAACGGATGGCCGAGGACCTTTCCGACTATCTGGAGTCATACGGCATCGGGGTCCGATACCTCCACTCAGACATTGATGCGCTCGAGCGCGTGGAG
This genomic window contains:
- a CDS encoding TonB-dependent receptor plug domain-containing protein, which encodes MNTPGRISVLVALLTAVLVNLVVVEATGQTATLRGFVRDSQTMRPLQGASIVLQQEGRLRFGTATDGDGYFILPRVTPDRYEMVVTYVGYAPARESVDVRADRQEFMRIVLVPAAQSMEEVIVEVQAEGGITAVSAGLQVVQPADIQRVPVLGASGDLAGYLQTIPGVAIQGDRGGQFFVRGGSTDQNLALLDGIPIYQPFHIVSFYSAFPEEIVDHADVYTAGFGAAYSTRLSSVMDVSTRNGNKERFAGSAAIAPFLSGARLEGPIIPERVSFVASARQSLVEELTPNLYGQRLPYRFGDRFAKLHAFVGASHTVSVTGLSTTDRGNIAGTVTNFDGSFVPRESDEDSEREVSWTNRAVGGRYAYRSRRLPLFLEMHTSTSRSTNEIGPKDVPERSASIESTDASLVASVFGKPGEFKVGARWRESTMAYELGGQFQDLEEGSVKTTEINAFAEAVSNVGNDRLSVNPGVNVYVIPDRDDLKVDPRLRMTWSVPLAFGLHTAHAAFGRFHQLIVGLSDERDVGNVFTAWVPAADSLELPAAWHAVSGWSSQFPGGIGFAVEGYVKTFSSLSVPVFSPFPGFTTALQPADGTARGLDVRIETDARPFINRSTFSGYVSYALSDVEYRTDTFSYHPAQHRTHQVNAMVRVERDGLGVIIQWQYGSGFPLTKSAGFDVWQYLTPASQVSSDPGTIRVLYLEPFGGRQPNYERVDVWLDKVVDLGRARATVRAGIVNLLNRNNLFYFDLFTLRRVDQMPLTPSVGFKIELL
- the uvrB gene encoding excinuclease ABC subunit UvrB, which codes for MPHSSTDKKSFKLTSPFEPTGDQPSAIVELVSGLKRGDDQQVLLGATGTGKTFTLSHVIAQHGKPTLVMSHNKTLAAQLYAEFTQFFPDNAVEFFISYYDYYQPEAYIVHSDTYIEKDMSINDRIDRLRLRATSMLTSGREDVIVVASVSCIYGIGSPDEYRSQIVQFRAGQEYDRNQLLRDLVGIHYSRNDVEFVPGNFRVRGDVVEVFPAYMEDLAYRIEFWGDEIEQVSVFEPVSGQTESEEEFLTIYPAKLFVTPRDELDKALKSIQEELNWRLAVLREENRLLEAQRLEQRTLFDLEMMREVGYCAGIENYSRHLSRRDPGERPYCLLDYFPDDFLMIIDESHVTLPQVRAMYNGDRARKLNLVEHGFRLPSALDNRPMTFEEFEAAQNQVIYASATPADHELERSAGVVVEQIIRPTGIPDPVVEIRPTRNQIDDLLEEIRRTVKESERCLVTTLTKRMAEDLSDYLESYGIGVRYLHSDIDALERVEILRDLRLGEFDVLVGVNLLREGLDLPEVSLIAILDADKEGFLRSERSLIQTAGRAARNVNGLIVMYADKMTGSMQRMISETNRRRKIQIAYNEEHGIIPKTVLKSRDQILQGTIIAEEKQIPVGGPSSGRGDGDGQARRVADPVARYLTDEQRRDLIENLREEMLEASDNLDFERAAELRDSIQQLEEPIGGDEG